In Microbacterium maritypicum, the following are encoded in one genomic region:
- a CDS encoding CehA/McbA family metallohydrolase, translated as MSPIRTTLHLTHEIQNADRYVRVPFDVPAGTDSLEVRISYDSEAAVIDLGCEGAAGWRGWSGGARTAYVIRTDDATPGYLPGRPEEGEWNVILGVHRLSAGGADITVEISLPAESTIDHGPDAAPVTGVTRGSSRNLPAPAGLRWFAGDFHAHTLHSDGRESISGLAALGARVGLDFLAVTDHNTTSHHAHLPAVGMQHSITLLPGQEVTTHRGHANAFGDIGWIDFRRPAQEWVDEVERRGGVLSVNHPISGDCSWLHPLERAPRAIELWHSTWYRELIATSPLAFHERWDKDAVLLGGADFHMQSQGVGPGTPTTWVAAEDASPEAILAGVAAGRTAIMGGVTVRDGLTAPDLFTAPVLLRIEDELLAIDADGLILVDGAGERRSVRGDRVAFPAARSAGPHYLLHPDRSIAALCA; from the coding sequence ATGAGCCCCATCCGCACCACCCTGCACCTCACCCACGAGATCCAGAACGCCGACCGCTACGTGCGGGTGCCGTTCGACGTGCCCGCGGGCACCGACTCGCTCGAGGTGCGCATCTCCTACGACAGCGAGGCGGCGGTGATCGACCTCGGCTGCGAGGGCGCCGCAGGGTGGCGCGGATGGTCGGGCGGAGCGCGGACCGCGTACGTGATCCGCACCGACGACGCCACGCCCGGGTACCTGCCGGGGCGTCCCGAGGAGGGCGAGTGGAACGTGATCCTCGGCGTGCACCGGCTGAGCGCCGGCGGCGCCGACATCACGGTCGAGATCTCGCTCCCCGCGGAGTCGACGATCGATCACGGACCGGATGCGGCCCCCGTGACCGGGGTCACGCGGGGGAGTTCGAGAAACCTCCCGGCGCCCGCCGGCCTGCGCTGGTTCGCCGGGGACTTCCACGCCCACACCCTCCACTCCGACGGCCGCGAGAGCATCTCGGGGCTCGCCGCACTGGGCGCGAGGGTCGGGCTCGACTTCCTCGCCGTCACCGACCACAACACCACCAGCCACCACGCGCACCTCCCGGCTGTCGGGATGCAGCACTCCATCACGCTGCTCCCCGGGCAGGAGGTGACCACGCACCGCGGTCACGCGAACGCCTTCGGAGACATCGGCTGGATCGACTTCCGCCGCCCCGCGCAGGAGTGGGTCGACGAGGTCGAGCGCCGCGGCGGTGTGCTCAGCGTGAACCACCCGATCTCGGGCGACTGCTCGTGGCTGCATCCGCTGGAGCGCGCCCCGCGGGCGATCGAGCTGTGGCACTCGACCTGGTATCGGGAGCTCATCGCGACCTCGCCGCTCGCCTTCCACGAGAGGTGGGACAAGGATGCCGTGCTCCTCGGCGGCGCCGACTTCCACATGCAGAGCCAGGGCGTCGGCCCGGGCACCCCGACGACCTGGGTCGCGGCGGAGGACGCCTCGCCCGAGGCGATCCTCGCCGGAGTCGCCGCCGGGCGCACCGCCATCATGGGCGGGGTGACCGTGCGCGACGGGCTCACCGCACCGGACCTCTTCACCGCCCCCGTGCTCCTGCGCATCGAGGACGAACTGCTCGCCATCGATGCCGACGGTCTGATCCTCGTCGACGGCGCCGGCGAGCGCCGCTCGGTGCGCGGCGATCGCGTCGCGTTCCCGGCCGCGCGCTCCGCCGGCCCCCACTACCTGCTGCACCCCGACCGCAGCATCGCCGCCCTGTGCGCCTGA
- a CDS encoding ABC transporter ATP-binding protein, which yields MAAIIATELVKEYPGGVRGVDSVDVEIADGEFFALLGPSGCGKTTLLRSIAGLESITSGKLTIGEKDVTNAEPGERGVAMVFQDYALFPHMDVGDNIAYPLRIRRVGKAERRTTAESVANGLSLNGLIERRPGQLSGGQQQRVALARAVATRPDVLLLDEPLSNLDARLRLEARTFLKELQRDLGVTTVFVTHDQAEALALADRIAVMKSGKLQQIGSPREIFHRPNNTFVAGFIGSVPMNLLETAVSGGTVRIGESDVAVPTEAAAAPHDGQTVIWGIRPEYLRWSTEPVEGGIAAEVVVTETLGATSLVLVSAGEHKLQVVVPEEQEPAPGDRGWIVPQLHRVLLFDAESTERIG from the coding sequence ATGGCCGCCATCATTGCAACCGAACTCGTCAAGGAGTACCCCGGCGGGGTGCGCGGCGTCGACAGTGTCGACGTCGAGATCGCGGACGGCGAGTTCTTCGCGCTCCTCGGCCCCTCCGGCTGCGGGAAGACCACGCTGCTGCGGTCGATCGCGGGGCTGGAGAGCATCACCTCCGGAAAGCTCACGATCGGCGAGAAAGACGTCACGAACGCGGAGCCGGGCGAGCGCGGCGTCGCGATGGTCTTCCAGGACTACGCGCTGTTCCCGCACATGGACGTGGGCGACAACATCGCCTACCCGCTGCGGATCCGCCGCGTGGGGAAGGCCGAGCGTCGCACCACGGCCGAGTCGGTCGCGAACGGGCTGTCGCTGAACGGACTCATCGAGCGCCGCCCCGGCCAGCTCTCCGGCGGCCAGCAGCAGCGCGTGGCGCTCGCCCGCGCCGTCGCGACCCGGCCAGACGTGCTGCTGCTCGACGAGCCGCTGTCGAACCTCGATGCCCGCCTGCGCCTCGAGGCGCGCACGTTCCTCAAGGAGCTGCAGCGCGACCTGGGCGTCACGACCGTGTTCGTGACCCACGACCAGGCCGAGGCGCTCGCGCTCGCCGACCGGATCGCGGTCATGAAGTCCGGCAAGCTGCAGCAGATCGGCTCGCCGCGCGAGATCTTCCACCGCCCGAACAACACCTTCGTCGCGGGGTTCATCGGCTCGGTGCCGATGAACCTGCTCGAGACCGCGGTCTCGGGCGGAACCGTGCGGATCGGTGAGTCCGACGTGGCCGTGCCCACCGAAGCCGCGGCCGCCCCGCACGACGGCCAGACCGTGATCTGGGGCATCCGTCCCGAGTACCTGCGCTGGTCGACCGAGCCCGTCGAGGGCGGTATCGCCGCCGAGGTCGTCGTGACCGAGACCCTCGGTGCGACGAGCCTGGTGCTCGTGAGTGCGGGGGAGCACAAGTTGCAGGTCGTCGTGCCCGAGGAGCAGGAGCCGGCGCCGGGCGACCGCGGCTGGATCGTCCCGCAGCTCCACCGTGTGCTGCTGTTCGACGCCGAGAGCACCGAGCGGATCGGCTGA
- a CDS encoding carbohydrate ABC transporter permease: MMTTIKTVVRDRSVTHFVSRILFTVVLVIVSLFFALPMVWLILAPFDATPSLTVSWPDWTLDNFARLVENPYAMKSILNSLILGVGTMALVIVLGALASYAMSRISIPGRDGILYGLLLLSSIVTGTAAMVPTFQLINQLQLINTHVGVILVLAGGILPTVIFILKDFMDSIPKSYEESARLYGAGPFRILKDIVVPIARPGLAFIAIWTIVQVWGNFLVPFLLLRTPDMQPAAVLMYTFYTESGQADLRLISAFSLVFSVPVLLIYFFVNRRYGFRFHGGIKS; encoded by the coding sequence ATGATGACCACCATCAAGACGGTCGTGCGCGACCGCTCGGTGACCCACTTCGTCTCGCGGATCCTGTTCACGGTCGTGCTCGTCATCGTGTCGCTGTTCTTCGCGCTGCCGATGGTGTGGCTGATCCTGGCTCCGTTCGACGCGACCCCGTCGCTGACGGTGTCGTGGCCGGACTGGACGCTCGACAACTTCGCGCGGCTGGTCGAGAACCCGTACGCGATGAAGTCGATCCTCAACTCGCTGATCCTCGGCGTCGGCACCATGGCGCTCGTGATCGTCCTCGGCGCCCTGGCGTCGTATGCGATGAGCCGGATCAGCATCCCCGGCCGCGACGGCATCCTCTACGGTCTGCTGCTGCTCTCGTCGATCGTGACGGGGACGGCGGCCATGGTGCCGACGTTCCAGCTCATCAACCAGCTGCAGCTGATCAACACGCACGTCGGCGTCATCCTGGTGCTGGCGGGCGGGATCCTACCGACGGTGATCTTCATCCTCAAGGACTTCATGGACTCGATCCCGAAGTCGTACGAGGAGTCGGCGCGGCTGTACGGCGCCGGCCCGTTCCGCATCCTCAAGGACATCGTGGTGCCGATCGCCCGCCCGGGTCTCGCGTTCATCGCGATCTGGACGATCGTGCAGGTCTGGGGCAACTTCCTCGTTCCGTTCCTGCTGCTGCGCACGCCCGACATGCAGCCGGCCGCCGTGCTCATGTACACCTTCTACACCGAGAGCGGCCAGGCCGACCTCCGACTGATCTCGGCGTTCTCGCTGGTGTTCTCGGTGCCTGTCCTGCTCATCTACTTCTTTGTGAACCGTCGCTACGGTTTCCGCTTCCACGGAGGGATCAAGTCCTGA
- a CDS encoding carbohydrate ABC transporter permease yields MTQATMPAGSVTTPRRRRAEDVAGLGRARATLFAAPGLLLIGLFLLFPAIWTVYLGMTNYRLTGFAAANPEFIGLDNFSTALNDPRFWNSLWLTLVFVLVSGIIGQTILGFALAWMLRNVRAGVKTFIETLVLAAWVIPASVASFLWLALLDRRTGTLNSLLGTEGAAWLIEHPMECIIIFNIWVGTAFSMQLFSSAISAVPPSQLESARMVGANTWQQLRDVILPNIKGHLLTNTLLITLWTFNTFTPYLLTAGGPNGQTDILSVYIYQTAIPGGQLGLGAAISLIMLLINLVIALMYTRVSRGKSTKKKKVTS; encoded by the coding sequence ATGACGCAAGCAACGATGCCGGCGGGGAGCGTCACCACTCCCCGCCGGCGCCGCGCAGAGGATGTCGCGGGTCTCGGTCGGGCCAGGGCCACGCTCTTCGCGGCGCCCGGTCTGCTCCTGATCGGCCTGTTCCTCCTCTTCCCGGCGATCTGGACCGTCTACCTCGGCATGACCAACTACCGGTTGACCGGCTTCGCCGCCGCCAACCCGGAGTTCATCGGCCTGGACAACTTCTCCACGGCTCTCAACGATCCGCGCTTCTGGAACTCGCTGTGGCTCACGCTCGTCTTCGTGCTCGTCTCGGGCATCATCGGGCAGACGATCCTCGGCTTCGCGCTGGCCTGGATGTTGCGCAACGTGCGTGCGGGGGTGAAGACCTTCATCGAGACGCTCGTGCTCGCCGCCTGGGTCATCCCCGCCTCGGTCGCCTCGTTCCTCTGGCTCGCGCTCCTGGATCGGCGCACCGGCACCCTGAACTCCCTCCTCGGCACCGAGGGGGCGGCGTGGCTGATCGAGCACCCGATGGAGTGCATCATCATCTTCAACATCTGGGTCGGGACCGCGTTCTCGATGCAGCTGTTCTCCTCGGCGATCAGCGCCGTGCCGCCGTCGCAGCTTGAGAGCGCGCGCATGGTCGGTGCCAACACGTGGCAGCAGCTGCGCGACGTGATCCTGCCCAACATCAAGGGCCACCTGCTGACCAACACCCTGCTGATCACGCTGTGGACGTTCAACACCTTCACGCCCTACCTGCTCACCGCGGGCGGGCCGAACGGTCAGACCGACATCCTGTCGGTGTACATCTACCAGACCGCCATCCCCGGCGGGCAGCTGGGTCTCGGTGCAGCGATCTCGCTCATCATGCTCCTCATCAACCTCGTGATCGCGCTGATGTACACGCGCGTCTCGCGGGGTAAGAGCACCAAGAAGAAGAAGGTGACCTCATGA
- a CDS encoding extracellular solute-binding protein, with amino-acid sequence MVTNGKRRLLAAFALTTVGAVVLAGCSGGSEPEAEEESGPVTLTLTTNSITGGKNAAEADWIADWVIPEFEKAMKAEDKDVTVEFQPQGVDDEDYKTKIALDLQSGKGADIIGMDGIWVGEFAEAGYIKPLADVGGDAVDDWDGWAQIPDAVQNALSFDGDRYGVPQGADGRVLYYNKDLFAQAGLDEDWAPESWDDILDASRDLKKLDGVTPIQLNAGTAMGEATTMQGLLPMLVGTGEQVYEDGKWIGATDGMEKALDLYETIYVDEGLGDPVLQQEASGRDTSFQLFAEGKIGILLEGDYFWRSVINPEEGVGTAPMVDRDSAVGYAKIPAVEPGEGIDGQDFVSMSGGTGRVLNPNSKHAELAWELLAFMNSPEAYEARAAGTLAISPRNDVNEKLLSSDPMLTFVSEEVLPITAYRPGLAAYPQVSVLLQQATLDVATGTSVDDALKTYVRGLEGVVGPDAISE; translated from the coding sequence ATGGTCACGAATGGAAAGCGCCGCCTTCTTGCGGCGTTCGCCCTCACCACTGTCGGTGCGGTCGTCCTCGCCGGCTGCTCCGGAGGATCAGAGCCGGAGGCCGAGGAGGAATCCGGACCGGTCACCCTCACCCTCACGACCAACTCCATCACCGGCGGCAAGAACGCCGCCGAGGCGGATTGGATCGCCGACTGGGTCATCCCCGAGTTCGAGAAGGCCATGAAGGCGGAGGACAAGGACGTCACCGTCGAGTTCCAGCCCCAGGGCGTCGACGACGAGGACTACAAGACCAAGATCGCCCTCGACCTGCAGTCGGGCAAGGGCGCCGACATCATCGGCATGGACGGCATCTGGGTCGGCGAGTTCGCCGAGGCCGGGTACATCAAGCCGCTCGCCGACGTCGGCGGAGACGCGGTCGACGACTGGGACGGCTGGGCGCAGATCCCGGATGCCGTGCAGAACGCCCTCTCGTTCGACGGCGACCGCTACGGGGTGCCGCAGGGCGCCGACGGCCGCGTGCTCTACTACAACAAGGATCTCTTCGCGCAGGCGGGGCTCGACGAGGACTGGGCTCCCGAGAGCTGGGACGACATCCTCGACGCGTCGCGCGACCTCAAGAAGCTCGACGGCGTCACCCCGATCCAGCTCAACGCCGGCACGGCGATGGGCGAGGCGACCACCATGCAGGGGCTGCTGCCCATGCTGGTCGGCACCGGCGAGCAGGTCTACGAGGACGGCAAGTGGATCGGCGCGACCGACGGCATGGAGAAGGCGCTCGACCTCTACGAGACCATCTACGTCGACGAGGGCCTCGGCGACCCGGTCCTCCAGCAGGAGGCCTCGGGACGCGACACCTCGTTCCAGCTCTTCGCCGAGGGCAAGATCGGCATCCTGCTCGAGGGCGACTACTTCTGGCGCTCCGTGATCAACCCCGAGGAGGGTGTGGGAACCGCCCCCATGGTCGACCGGGACAGCGCCGTCGGCTACGCCAAGATCCCGGCGGTCGAGCCCGGCGAGGGCATCGACGGTCAGGACTTCGTCTCGATGTCCGGCGGAACCGGTCGTGTGCTCAACCCCAACTCGAAGCACGCCGAACTCGCGTGGGAGCTGCTCGCCTTCATGAACTCTCCCGAGGCGTATGAGGCGCGTGCCGCCGGCACCCTGGCGATCTCGCCCCGCAACGACGTGAACGAGAAGCTGCTCTCCTCCGACCCGATGCTCACCTTCGTCAGCGAAGAGGTGCTGCCGATCACGGCCTACCGTCCGGGACTCGCGGCCTACCCGCAGGTGTCGGTGCTGCTGCAGCAGGCCACGCTCGACGTCGCCACCGGAACCTCGGTCGACGATGCACTGAAGACCTACGTCCGTGGTCTCGAAGGCGTCGTGGGTCCGGACGCGATCTCCGAGTGA
- a CDS encoding Gfo/Idh/MocA family protein: MSVTRVAVIGLGAISQSVHLPLLRRNAESFEIAALVDLSAERTADMAARYGVADDRRFSSVDALIAAKDEGALVIDAAILATTGSHAGDTLRLVRADIRVLAEKPLAYSLAELDALAAHAAETGIDLRDWVRVGYMKEYDLASLRAKELLADVDLRAVSVQVMHPLDGSQLAYARLAAPTGDVSRDTLASLIDATSAIVDSAVGSDLPVDLRALYTNVVLGSIVHDVGLLRMLVGGLGDVDFAQHWGRKMPGSVHLRGALARDETPWTLDWHYIDAYPDYQETVTFHHETGSIELVFGVPYVTNLPTILRVTENHPELGIRVSESRWMQQEAFENELFALAALVRGERPDGASVEESIADVRVGQRMIRALALSKGFALDPSAEAAQ; encoded by the coding sequence ATGAGCGTCACGCGCGTCGCCGTCATCGGACTGGGAGCGATCAGCCAGAGCGTCCACCTGCCGCTGCTGCGCCGGAACGCCGAGAGCTTCGAGATCGCCGCCCTCGTCGACCTCTCCGCCGAGCGCACCGCCGACATGGCCGCCCGCTACGGGGTCGCCGACGACCGTCGGTTCTCGTCCGTCGACGCCCTGATCGCCGCGAAGGACGAGGGCGCGCTCGTGATCGACGCCGCCATCCTCGCCACCACGGGCTCTCACGCCGGCGACACGCTGCGCCTGGTGCGAGCCGACATCCGGGTGCTCGCCGAGAAGCCCCTCGCCTACTCGCTCGCCGAGCTCGACGCGCTCGCCGCCCACGCCGCCGAGACGGGTATCGATCTGCGCGACTGGGTGCGCGTTGGCTACATGAAGGAGTACGACCTCGCATCGCTCCGAGCGAAGGAGCTCCTCGCCGACGTCGACCTGCGCGCGGTGAGCGTGCAGGTGATGCACCCGCTGGACGGTTCCCAGCTCGCGTACGCCCGCCTCGCGGCACCCACCGGCGACGTCTCCCGTGACACCCTCGCGTCGCTGATCGACGCCACGTCGGCGATCGTCGACTCGGCCGTCGGCTCCGACCTCCCCGTCGACCTGCGCGCGCTCTACACGAACGTCGTGCTCGGCTCGATCGTCCACGACGTCGGACTGCTGCGCATGCTCGTCGGGGGTCTGGGCGACGTGGACTTCGCGCAGCACTGGGGGCGGAAGATGCCCGGGTCGGTCCACCTGCGCGGTGCGCTCGCCCGTGACGAGACACCGTGGACGCTCGACTGGCACTACATCGACGCCTACCCCGACTACCAGGAGACCGTCACCTTCCACCACGAGACCGGCTCGATCGAGCTCGTCTTCGGGGTGCCGTATGTGACCAACCTCCCCACGATCCTCCGTGTGACCGAGAACCACCCGGAGCTGGGCATCCGCGTGAGCGAATCGCGCTGGATGCAGCAAGAGGCTTTCGAGAACGAGCTGTTCGCGCTGGCGGCACTGGTCCGCGGCGAGCGCCCCGACGGGGCGAGCGTCGAGGAGTCGATCGCCGATGTGCGCGTCGGGCAGCGGATGATCCGCGCGCTCGCGCTCTCGAAGGGCTTCGCACTCGACCCGAGCGCCGAAGCCGCGCAGTAG
- a CDS encoding sugar phosphate isomerase/epimerase family protein, whose amino-acid sequence MIRIANAPVSYGVFELARPDLVALPEGEELARWISEAGYQGIDLGPVGLLGRGADLTDRLQRYGLELAGGWIDLPFAGTGDEFERALAGLDGILDVLVAAAETGPVLAPLPTLADSGSAERKARPGGAPKLTLRGDDWARFADRVNITTARVRDRGLEPTFHHHACTYVETPEEVDALLETTDVGLTFDSGHLLIGGGDPLPDYRRWRDRINHLHLKDARTQILREALQTDDPMRSVWEKRVFVPLGEGDLAVTELVDEIIDSGYDGWLIVEQDVVPRSATEVEQAKAEQIANRDALRKWFA is encoded by the coding sequence GTGATCCGTATCGCGAATGCGCCGGTGAGCTACGGAGTCTTCGAGCTGGCTCGGCCGGATCTCGTCGCTCTCCCCGAAGGGGAGGAGCTCGCGCGCTGGATCAGCGAAGCCGGCTACCAGGGCATCGACCTCGGCCCGGTCGGCCTCCTCGGTCGCGGGGCGGATCTCACGGATCGCCTGCAGAGGTACGGCCTCGAGCTCGCCGGCGGATGGATCGATCTGCCCTTCGCAGGCACCGGTGACGAATTCGAGCGCGCGCTCGCCGGCCTCGACGGCATCCTCGACGTCCTCGTCGCCGCCGCCGAGACCGGCCCCGTCCTCGCCCCGCTCCCGACCCTCGCCGACTCCGGCAGTGCCGAGCGCAAGGCGCGCCCCGGTGGTGCTCCCAAGCTCACGCTCCGCGGCGACGACTGGGCCCGGTTCGCCGATCGCGTGAACATCACGACCGCCCGGGTGCGCGACCGCGGGCTCGAGCCCACGTTCCACCACCACGCCTGCACCTACGTGGAGACACCGGAAGAAGTCGACGCCCTGCTCGAGACGACCGATGTCGGACTCACCTTCGACTCCGGTCACCTCCTCATCGGCGGAGGCGACCCGCTGCCCGACTACCGTCGCTGGCGCGACCGCATCAACCACCTGCACCTGAAAGACGCACGCACGCAGATCCTGCGTGAGGCGCTGCAGACCGACGACCCGATGCGGTCGGTGTGGGAGAAGCGCGTCTTCGTGCCCCTGGGCGAAGGCGACCTGGCCGTCACCGAGCTCGTCGACGAGATCATCGACAGCGGATACGACGGGTGGCTGATCGTCGAGCAGGACGTGGTTCCCCGCTCCGCCACCGAGGTCGAGCAGGCCAAGGCCGAGCAGATCGCCAACCGCGACGCCCTCCGGAAGTGGTTCGCATGA
- a CDS encoding MgtC/SapB family protein, with protein MSIVGDPHLLVELGLLALAFVLSLAVGVERSRKLKSAGLRTHVLVGIGSAIFTLISAYGFEGVLGPDVAVDPSRIAAQVVSGIGFLGAGVIFVRNNAVSGLTSAATIWVVAAIGMACGANMPLLAIAGTGLHLLTVGPLSRVRDRVRPEPERLRVTLQYESERGAIREVLAAAERRGLPATLLGAARIHGDSDMRATLEFAEASPEMRSELIDAIARLDGVRSVVVQGFSDDD; from the coding sequence GTGAGCATAGTGGGGGATCCGCACCTGCTCGTGGAGCTCGGACTCCTCGCCCTGGCGTTCGTCCTCTCGCTCGCCGTCGGGGTCGAGAGGTCGCGCAAGCTCAAGAGCGCGGGCCTGCGGACGCATGTGCTGGTGGGGATCGGCTCGGCGATCTTCACGCTGATCTCGGCGTACGGATTCGAGGGAGTGCTCGGCCCGGACGTGGCCGTCGATCCCTCTCGCATCGCGGCGCAGGTGGTCTCCGGCATCGGCTTCCTCGGCGCCGGCGTCATCTTCGTGCGCAACAACGCCGTCTCCGGGCTGACCTCCGCCGCGACCATCTGGGTCGTGGCGGCGATCGGCATGGCGTGCGGGGCCAACATGCCGCTGCTGGCGATCGCCGGCACGGGGCTGCACCTGCTGACGGTCGGACCCCTGTCCCGCGTACGCGACCGCGTGCGCCCCGAGCCGGAGCGGCTGCGGGTCACGCTGCAGTACGAGTCCGAGCGCGGCGCCATCCGCGAGGTGCTCGCCGCCGCCGAGCGCCGCGGTCTTCCCGCCACCCTCCTCGGTGCCGCGCGGATCCACGGGGACTCCGACATGCGCGCGACGCTCGAGTTCGCGGAGGCTTCGCCCGAGATGCGATCGGAGCTGATCGACGCGATCGCGCGACTCGATGGGGTGCGATCCGTCGTCGTCCAGGGCTTCTCGGACGACGATTGA
- a CDS encoding GntR family transcriptional regulator translates to MADLVTPWPNDLFADIDRTGPVPLYFQVSTRLQSAIQSGAIPAGARLENEVSIAEQLGLSRPTIRRAIQELVDKGLLVRRRGIGTQVVQGSVTRQVELTSLFEDLQSAHHEPGTQVLTHEVIAASDEVAAALALAPGTEVLHLRRRRSTDGVPVAVLENYLPGEFANISSEQLESRGLYQVLRARGVAIRVAKQKIGARRAEADEPELLEIEAGGPLLTMERISFDQSGAAIEFGHHCYRPDLYRFETTLVAK, encoded by the coding sequence ATGGCCGATCTCGTCACTCCGTGGCCAAACGATCTGTTCGCCGACATCGACCGCACGGGACCCGTCCCGCTCTACTTCCAGGTGTCGACGCGCCTCCAGAGCGCGATCCAATCCGGCGCCATCCCCGCCGGCGCCCGCCTCGAGAACGAGGTCTCGATCGCCGAGCAGCTCGGCCTGTCGCGACCCACCATCCGACGCGCCATCCAGGAACTCGTCGACAAGGGTCTGCTCGTGCGACGCCGCGGCATCGGCACCCAGGTCGTGCAGGGATCCGTCACGCGCCAGGTCGAGCTCACCAGCCTGTTCGAAGACCTGCAGAGCGCCCATCACGAACCGGGGACGCAGGTGCTCACCCACGAGGTCATCGCGGCATCCGACGAGGTCGCGGCCGCATTGGCACTCGCCCCCGGCACCGAGGTGCTGCACCTGCGCCGACGACGCAGCACCGACGGCGTCCCCGTCGCCGTGCTGGAGAACTACCTGCCGGGCGAGTTCGCGAACATCTCGTCGGAGCAGCTCGAATCGCGCGGTCTCTACCAGGTGCTGCGTGCGCGCGGCGTCGCCATCCGCGTCGCCAAGCAGAAGATCGGAGCGCGGCGGGCGGAGGCGGACGAGCCCGAGCTGCTGGAGATCGAAGCCGGCGGGCCGCTGCTGACGATGGAGCGCATCTCGTTCGACCAGTCCGGCGCGGCGATCGAGTTCGGACACCACTGCTACCGGCCCGACCTCTACCGCTTCGAGACCACGCTCGTCGCCAAGTAG
- a CDS encoding ribosomal protein L7/L12: protein MDDALWIIGIIVGLIVVVAILAVALRGMRPKLPEPQVFTPTAATPRSAPASSASAPTSGLTPDVVAEIDRLVGAGHKIHAIKLYRDHTGVGLKEAKDRVEHRSASTTAPHLAAVSNATAVHSAITPSALTPSTVRASLPASVASEIDALIARDSRIGAIKLLREQTGLGLKESKLLIDAWVPHRS, encoded by the coding sequence ATGGATGACGCGCTGTGGATCATCGGGATCATCGTCGGCCTGATCGTCGTCGTCGCGATCCTGGCCGTCGCGCTGCGCGGAATGCGGCCGAAGCTGCCGGAGCCGCAGGTCTTCACACCGACGGCCGCGACGCCGCGCTCCGCGCCCGCCTCCTCGGCATCGGCACCCACCTCCGGACTCACGCCCGACGTCGTCGCCGAGATCGACCGGCTCGTCGGAGCGGGGCACAAGATCCACGCCATCAAGCTCTACCGCGACCACACCGGCGTGGGCCTGAAAGAGGCGAAGGATCGCGTGGAGCACCGGTCGGCCAGCACGACCGCTCCCCACCTCGCCGCCGTGTCGAACGCCACCGCCGTGCACTCCGCCATCACCCCGAGCGCGCTGACGCCGTCGACCGTGCGCGCCTCGCTGCCGGCATCCGTGGCATCCGAGATCGATGCGCTCATCGCCCGCGATTCCCGGATCGGCGCGATCAAGCTGCTCCGGGAGCAGACGGGCCTCGGCCTCAAGGAGTCGAAGCTCCTGATCGACGCCTGGGTTCCGCACCGCAGCTGA
- a CDS encoding bifunctional 4-hydroxy-2-oxoglutarate aldolase/2-dehydro-3-deoxy-phosphogluconate aldolase encodes MTDRLDRARSTGILAVLRASSPELALEASEAIIRGGVTGIEVTFSTPDAPAVIRELITRHGDAAYIGAGTVTTAAQAAAAADAGAEFLVSPGTLPHLTRTMLDTDRVVMTGAMTPTEVMSALELGVDVVKIFPASLGGPSYLGALRGPFPDAPLMPTGGVSPDNLAAWFAAGAVAVGAGGDLANGASIAASDWADIEQRAARFTAALAAARG; translated from the coding sequence ATGACAGACCGTCTCGACCGCGCCCGCAGCACCGGCATCCTCGCCGTGCTCCGCGCTTCGTCCCCCGAGCTGGCCCTGGAGGCCTCCGAGGCGATCATCCGCGGTGGGGTCACCGGTATCGAGGTGACCTTCTCGACGCCCGACGCGCCCGCCGTGATCCGCGAGCTCATCACCCGCCACGGTGACGCCGCGTACATCGGCGCCGGAACCGTGACGACCGCCGCGCAGGCAGCGGCGGCCGCGGATGCGGGGGCGGAGTTCCTCGTCAGCCCCGGCACGCTCCCCCACCTGACCCGCACGATGCTCGACACCGATCGCGTCGTGATGACCGGGGCCATGACGCCCACCGAGGTCATGAGCGCACTCGAACTCGGCGTCGACGTGGTGAAGATCTTCCCGGCGTCGCTGGGCGGTCCGTCGTACCTCGGCGCGCTGCGCGGACCGTTCCCCGACGCCCCGCTCATGCCGACCGGCGGCGTGAGCCCCGACAACCTCGCAGCCTGGTTCGCGGCGGGTGCCGTCGCGGTCGGCGCCGGCGGCGACCTGGCCAACGGCGCATCGATCGCGGCATCCGACTGGGCGGACATCGAGCAGCGCGCCGCCCGGTTCACGGCAGCGCTCGCCGCCGCTCGCGGCTGA